GCTAAGATGTATGAAGAAAACAATATTACCATAACAAAAGAAATGGCAGGTATTATGTTGAGTGCAATAATATCTGATACATTATTATTTAAATCTCCAACAAGCACTAAAGAAGATAGAAGAATAGGCGAAAAATTAAGTAAGATAGCAGGTGTGGACCTTAATAAATATGGAATGAAACTAATAACAGCAGGTTCTTCATTAAGCGAAGAAACTCCAGAAAATATTATTAGCAATGATATGAAGAAATTCATGTTCGGTAAATACAAGGTCATGATATCACAGATTAACACTGGTGACTTTGCAGGATTCTATACTATATTCAATGATATATCAGGTGAGATGAACAAAATGTGTGAAGTAGAAAATATTGATCTTGCAGTATTGATGATTACTGATATTGTTGTAGGAGGTACTGAAATTCTTGCTGTAGGAAAAGAAAGATGGATAGCTGAAAACGCCTTCAAGATGGATAAGGAAGATGTTAGTATATTCTTACCTAACGTATTCTCCAGGAAAAAACAAGTAGTACCTATGCTAATGAATGCAGCAAAACTATAAAAAGATTAATTGATATAATGTACAATAGATTATTGTCTCTAATTAAACGACTAAACTCAATATAAACTCATATTTAATAACTAACATAGCAAACAGAGAGGTTTTAATCATGGAAATAAACTTAAATAAACTTTTACTATCATTATCTTATACATTGGATTTTGTAGAAATGGATATATTAGGTGTTAGTTCTAACCATTCAAAAAGAGTAGCATATATAGCTAATACTTTGGGCAAACAACTTAACATGGATGAAAAAGAAAGGTTTGATTTGGTAGCCTGCTGTGTACTTCATGACAATGGAGTAACTGAATATATGTTAAAGGAAGCCGCTACTACTAAGACCAGCAAGAGAAAACTTGTTCTGGAAAATGTAAAGGAACACTGTATAATAGGTGAAGAAAACGTTGCAGACTATCCTTTCTTGACAGATGTCACTAATGTGATTAAATACCACCATGAAACATACAATGGAAAAGGTTTTTTTGCAAAGGAAAAGGATGAAATACCATTAATGTCTCAATTAATATTCTTTGGAGATCGTTTAGATAATGTATTTAATCTTAATAATACTGATTATCCTAAGATATGTAAAATAAATAAGTATGTAAAAGAACAATCTGGTAAACTGTTTTCACCTATAATAGTTGATACTTTCCTAGAAGTCAGCGATAAAACAAGTTTCTGGCTGGATCTTAATGATGATTTTATTTACAATGGGATAACTAGAACCATACCTAATATTAATATGACTATGTCATGGGAAGAATTAGAGCAGGTAACCAAGATATTCTCCTTAGTTATTGATAATAAATCAGCCTTTACATTAAGACATTCCCAAGGATTGGCTGCAAAAGCTGAAACTATGGGGAAATACTATAAAAAGGATAATATAGAGATATTAAAATTGAAAATAGCGGCTAATTTACACGATTTGGGTAAATTAGCTATAAGTAATGATATAATAGACAAGAATGGCGAATTAGATGAAACTGAGTTCTATTTAATCAAACAGCATACATATTACAGTAGAATAAGCTTATCCAATATAGATGAATTTAAGGATATAACCGAATGGGCATGTAATCATCATGAAAAATTAGATGGTTCTGGGTACCCCTTCGGCTTAACCGGTGATAAACTGGATTTTAATTCTAGGCTAATCATGTGTCTTGATATATATCAAGCTTTGATGGAAGAAAGACCTTATAGGAAAGGTCTGACACATGAAAAGAGTATGTCCATCTTAAGAGATATGATAACTGATGGATTAATAGATGGTGGAATTGTTGAAGACATAGATGTTGTATTTACATAAAAAGAAAGTTAGTAAAAACCCGCTTCCTACTATGGAATTAGGGTTTTCTTTTTATGAAGAAAAATGGTTGTATGGTAAAAATGATACAAACCAGGTAAAAATAGAACAACATAAAATTTTGCAAATTCCTATACAAAAATTAAGTAAAAATAGAACAATGAAAAGAAAAAGTAGCCTATTAAAATTATAACCAATACTATGTATACTAAAGAAAATAAGAGTATTAGATTTAGGGAGAATTTATTATGGAAAAGAATTTTAGAATATACAGAAATACTTTTGATATGGATTACAATAAACATTTTGAAGGTGCTTTTTGTCAAGGTAATGGTTATCAATTTTTACGAGCTACATTTGAAGAAGGTATT
The window above is part of the Vallitalea guaymasensis genome. Proteins encoded here:
- a CDS encoding HD-GYP domain-containing protein; translated protein: MEINLNKLLLSLSYTLDFVEMDILGVSSNHSKRVAYIANTLGKQLNMDEKERFDLVACCVLHDNGVTEYMLKEAATTKTSKRKLVLENVKEHCIIGEENVADYPFLTDVTNVIKYHHETYNGKGFFAKEKDEIPLMSQLIFFGDRLDNVFNLNNTDYPKICKINKYVKEQSGKLFSPIIVDTFLEVSDKTSFWLDLNDDFIYNGITRTIPNINMTMSWEELEQVTKIFSLVIDNKSAFTLRHSQGLAAKAETMGKYYKKDNIEILKLKIAANLHDLGKLAISNDIIDKNGELDETEFYLIKQHTYYSRISLSNIDEFKDITEWACNHHEKLDGSGYPFGLTGDKLDFNSRLIMCLDIYQALMEERPYRKGLTHEKSMSILRDMITDGLIDGGIVEDIDVVFT